Proteins encoded together in one Stutzerimonas stutzeri window:
- a CDS encoding ABC transporter permease subunit: MNDMDNMTANSDVQRLDFNTPALQRKRRIRALKDHLARWYVSIGGLAVLGAITLIFFYLAQVVLPMFQGAELEARKAQQPTWLADAGKPLLLAIEEQNQVALRLGEDGQARFFSLRDGALLTSKPLPLPEGSRIVSVGQDTPGTRRLVLGLDNGQALVLEHNYKVTYPNNQKTITPELAYPFGEAPLELDPEGRPIERAAISLNGKTLLVAGATGSALHAQRIASSENLLTGEVTLEQERLNLPQLAEPIRQLLIDPRHMWLYAISGKASADVFDLRRKQLNGRYKLVGDGSEITSVSPLLGGISLMVGDSRGSIGQWFMVRAADGQAELKNVRNFKLGSSPVRQILPEERRKGFLALDDSGSVGIFHSTAHRTLLKEQVADGAALAAMSPRATRLLLESAQGLQRFVIDNPHPEISWSALWGKVWYESYPEPDYVWQSTSANSDFEPKLSLAPLAFGTLKAAFYAMLLAAPLAICAAFYTAYFMAPSLRRKVKPVIELMEALPTVILGFFAGLFLAPFLENHLPGIFALLLLMPVGILFAAWTWSRLPQSVRLAIPEGWEAVLLIPVILLVGFGSLEISGHLENWFFGGDMRLWLSNDMGIPFDQRNALVIGLAMGFAVIPTIYSIAEDAVFSVPRSLTLGSLALGATPWQTLTRVVLLTASPGIFSALMIGIGRAVGETMIVLMATGNTPIMEANIFEGMRTLAANVAVEMPESEVGGTHYRVLFLAALVLLMFTFVMNTLAELIRQRLRGKYASL, encoded by the coding sequence ATGAACGACATGGACAACATGACCGCGAATTCCGATGTGCAACGGCTGGACTTCAACACGCCGGCACTGCAGCGCAAGCGGCGCATACGCGCGCTGAAAGACCACCTGGCGCGCTGGTACGTGTCCATCGGCGGCCTGGCCGTGCTGGGCGCCATCACCCTGATCTTCTTCTATCTGGCGCAGGTCGTGCTGCCGATGTTCCAGGGCGCCGAGCTGGAGGCCCGCAAGGCTCAGCAGCCGACCTGGCTGGCCGATGCCGGCAAGCCGCTGCTGCTGGCCATCGAAGAGCAGAACCAGGTCGCCCTGCGTCTGGGCGAGGACGGCCAGGCGCGTTTCTTCAGCCTGCGCGACGGTGCGCTGCTGACGAGCAAGCCCCTGCCGCTGCCGGAAGGCAGCCGCATCGTCTCGGTGGGCCAGGACACCCCCGGCACCCGCCGGCTGGTGCTCGGTCTGGACAATGGCCAGGCCCTGGTGCTGGAGCACAACTACAAGGTCACCTACCCGAACAACCAGAAGACCATCACCCCCGAGCTCGCCTATCCCTTCGGCGAGGCGCCGCTTGAGCTCGATCCGGAAGGCCGCCCCATCGAGCGCGCCGCCATCAGCCTGAACGGCAAGACCCTGCTGGTCGCCGGCGCCACCGGCAGCGCGCTGCATGCCCAGCGCATCGCCAGCAGCGAGAACCTGCTGACCGGCGAGGTGACCCTCGAGCAGGAGCGCCTGAACCTGCCGCAGCTGGCCGAGCCGATCCGTCAGCTGCTGATCGACCCGCGGCACATGTGGCTTTACGCGATCAGCGGCAAGGCCAGCGCGGATGTCTTCGACCTGCGCCGCAAGCAGCTCAACGGTCGTTACAAGCTGGTCGGCGACGGCAGCGAGATCACCAGCGTCAGCCCGCTGTTGGGCGGCATCTCGCTGATGGTGGGCGACTCCAGGGGCAGCATCGGCCAGTGGTTCATGGTGCGTGCGGCCGATGGCCAGGCCGAACTGAAGAACGTGCGCAACTTCAAGCTGGGCAGCAGCCCGGTCCGCCAGATCCTCCCGGAGGAGCGCCGCAAGGGCTTCCTCGCCCTGGACGACAGCGGCAGTGTCGGCATCTTCCACAGCACCGCACACCGCACGCTGCTCAAGGAGCAGGTCGCCGATGGCGCCGCGCTGGCGGCCATGTCGCCGCGCGCCACACGTCTGCTGCTGGAGTCGGCGCAGGGGCTGCAGCGCTTCGTCATCGACAACCCGCACCCGGAGATTTCCTGGAGCGCGCTGTGGGGCAAGGTCTGGTACGAGAGCTATCCGGAGCCCGATTACGTCTGGCAGTCCACCTCTGCCAACAGCGATTTCGAACCCAAGCTGAGCCTCGCGCCGCTGGCCTTCGGCACGCTCAAGGCAGCCTTCTACGCCATGCTGCTGGCGGCCCCGCTGGCCATCTGCGCGGCGTTCTATACCGCCTACTTCATGGCGCCGTCGCTGCGCCGCAAGGTCAAGCCGGTGATCGAGCTGATGGAGGCGCTGCCGACGGTGATTCTCGGCTTCTTCGCCGGCCTGTTTCTCGCGCCGTTCCTGGAGAACCACCTGCCGGGCATCTTCGCCCTGCTGCTGCTGATGCCGGTGGGCATCCTCTTCGCCGCCTGGACCTGGAGCCGCCTGCCGCAAAGCGTGCGCCTGGCGATCCCGGAAGGCTGGGAAGCGGTGCTGCTGATCCCGGTGATCCTGCTGGTGGGCTTCGGCTCGCTGGAGATCAGCGGGCACCTGGAGAACTGGTTCTTCGGCGGTGACATGCGCCTGTGGCTGTCCAACGACATGGGTATCCCGTTCGACCAGCGCAACGCCCTGGTGATCGGGCTGGCGATGGGCTTCGCGGTGATCCCGACCATCTACTCGATCGCCGAGGACGCCGTGTTCAGTGTGCCGCGCAGCCTCACCCTGGGCTCCCTGGCCCTCGGTGCGACGCCCTGGCAGACGCTGACCCGCGTGGTGCTACTGACCGCCAGCCCCGGCATCTTCTCGGCGCTGATGATCGGCATAGGCCGCGCGGTGGGCGAGACGATGATCGTGCTGATGGCCACCGGCAACACGCCGATCATGGAAGCCAACATCTTCGAGGGCATGCGCACCCTGGCCGCCAACGTCGCGGTGGAAATGCCCGAATCCGAGGTAGGTGGCACCCATTACCGCGTGCTGTTCCTCGCCGCGCTCGTCCTGCTGATGTTCACCTTCGTGATGAACACCCTGGCCGAGCTGATTCGCCAGCGCCTGCGCGGCAAGTACGCCAGCCTGTAA